GGGCGCGCAGCTCGTCCAGCGCGGCGAAGGAGGAGACCACGCCGAGCGGGCCGTCGAAGGCGCCGCCGTCCGGGACGGAGTCCAGGTGGGAGCCGGTGACCACGGCGTCGCCGGCCCCGGGGTCGCCGAGCCAGGCCCACTGGTTGCCGTTGCGGTCCAGCTCGTAGGCGAGGCCGCGGTTGCGGGCCTGCTCCTCGAACCAGGCCCGGCATTCGGTGTCGGCGGAGTTCCAGGCGAAGCGGCGGTAGCCGCCGGAGGAGGCGGAGCGGCCCACGGGGAGCAGCTCCGCCCACATCCGCTGGAAGCTGTCGGTCACAGCTCGCCCATGGGGACGCGCACGCCCCGCTCGTCGGCGACCTCGACCGCGCGGTCGTAGCCGGCGTCGACGTGGCGGATGACGCCCATGCCGGGGTCGTTGGTGAGCACCCGGCGGATCTTCTCGCCCGCCAGGGCGGTGCCGTCGGCGACGGTGACCTGGCCGGCGTGGATCGAGCGGCCGATGCCGACGCCGCCGCCGTGGTGGATGGAGACCCAGGAGGCGCCGGAGGCGACGTTGACCATGGCGTTGAGCAGCGGCCAGTCGGCGATGGCGTCGGAGCCGTCCAGCATGGCCTCGGTCTCGCGGTACGGGGAGGCGACCGAGCCGCAGTCCAGGTGGTCGCGGCCGATGACGATCGGGGCGGACAGCTCGCCGGAGGCGACCATGTCGTTGAACCGCTCGCCGGCCTTGTCGCGCTCGCCGTAGCCGAGCCAGCAGATACGTGCCGGGAGGCCCTGGAAGTGGACCTTCTCCTGGGCCATCGTGATCCAGCGGTGCAGCGACTCGTTCTCCGGGAAGAGGTCGAGCACGGCCTTGTCGGTCTTGTAGATGTCCTGCGCGTCGCCGGACAGGGCGGCCCAGCGGAACGGGCCCTTGCCCTCGCAGAACAGCGGGCGGATGTACGCCGGGACGAAGCCGGGGAAGGCGAACGCCCGGTCGTAGCCGGCGAGCTGGGCCTCGCCGCGGATGGAGTTGCCGTAGTCGAAGACCTCGGCCCCGCGGTCCTGGAAGCCGACCATCGCCTCGACGTGCTTGGCCATCGACTCGCGGGAGCGCTGGGTGAACTCGGCGGGCTTCTCGGCCGCGTAGGTGGCCATGTCCTCGAAGGCGACGCCGATCGGCAGGTAGCTCAGCGGGTCGTGGGCGCTGGTCTGGTCGGTGACGATGTCGATCGGGGCGTCCATCGCCAGCAGCTGCGGGAACAGCTCGGCGGCGTTGCCCAGCAGGCCGATGGAGAGCGGCTGCTTCTTGTCGCGGGCCTCCACGGCGAGCTGCAGCGCGTGGTCGAGGTTCTTGGCCTCGACGTCCAGGTAGCGGTGCTCGATCCGGCGGGCGATCCGGGACGGGTCGCAGTCGATGCAGATCGCCACGCCGCCGTTCATGGTGACGGCCAGCGGCTGGGCGCCGCCCATGCCGCCGAGACCGGCGGTGAGGGTGATGGTGCCTTCCAGGGTGTTGTCGAACTTCTTCGCCGCGACGGCGCCGAAGGTCTCGTAGGTGCCCTGGAGGATGCCCTGGGTGCCGATGTAGATCCAGGAGCCGGCGGTCATCTGGCCGTACATGGTGAGGCCGAGGGACTCCAGCCGGCGGAACTCCTCCCAGTTGGCCCAGTCGCCGACCAGGTTGGAGTTGGCGATGAGCACGCGCGGCGCCCACTCGTGGGTCTGCATCACGCCGACCGGGCGGCCGGACTGGACCAGCATGGTCTCGTCCTGCTTGAGGTTCTGCAGCGTGCGGACCATGGCGTCGTACGAGCGCCAGTCGCGGGCGGCCTTGCCGGTGCCGCCGTACACGACCAGCTTGGAGGGGTGCTCGGCCACCTCGGGGTCGAGGTTGTTCATGAGCATCCGCAGGGCGGCCTCCTGCTGCCAGCCCTGGGCGGTCAGGCTGCTGCCGCGCGCCGCGCGCACCTCGCGCGGGCCACTGCCCGTCTGCTGCTGGGTCATGCTCCGGCCTCCTTGCGGATGGATTCATTCACTGTCTTGCGTTCTGAATATATCCAAACAGACCGGGGGTCGCCAGGGGTAGCGCGCGTTCGGACGCCGGAGCCGGGGGCGTGCGGGCAACGGAAAGGGCCCCGCCGCGGTGTCGCGGCGGGGCCGTCGGGGTGGAAGAAGGGGGGCTCAGGCGGCCTCGTCGCCACCCCAGTCGATGCCGATCTCGGCCAGCCAGGCGCGGTCCGCGGCGCCCGGGGTGGCGGATTCGGCGGGCCGGGAGGGGGACGACGGGGACGGCGGGCCCGGCGCGGACGGCGGGCGCGGGACCTCCTGGACCGGGCCGAGGCCGTACCGCTCCGCCGCCGCGGTGGCGGCCGGGCCGGGCTCGATGACACCCACGTGGACGGCGGACTCGTCGCCCGGGTCGAGGACGGTCAGCTCGGGCTCGGGCGGGCGGCGCAGCGCGATCCGCCTCCCGCAGGTCGGGCAGGACCACTCGTCGGCGCCGGATGCGAGCCGGCCGGTCAGCTTCATCTCGTGGATCACACGCATGGCGGACATCCCCCGTCCGGTCCCTTGCGGTCAAGGCCCTGCTGACGGCATACCCGCTGACGCCTCCTCAGCAACCTCGCCCGGCGGGGGCGATCCGCCGGGCGGGGCCTAGACCGACCGGCCGTTGGGGGGTGGGTGAAGGAGCGGGTCGAGAGCCGAGTCTGGGCGGTGCCGACGAGGGAGTAGCAGCGGAGCTGCGGCGACTGAGGAGAAGCCGTCCAGGCGACAGCTGTCGGCCCGCGACGCTGCCCCCCAATGGCCGGTCGGTCTTACGCACGGCTCGACTGCCGCGGGGCCGAGCCGGCCCGGGGATCGCCGTACGGGACCGGGCCCGCCGGGAAGGGCTCCCGCCGGAACGGGCCCGGGCGGAACGGGTCCGACGGGTGGGGTGGCGGGACGGGCGCCTGGACGGGGTGACCGGGCGGCCGTGCGTACCCGGCGTCCTGGTGGCCGCGGGGATCACCGGGCTCGGAATCGGCCGGGACGGTCCCGCGGTCGGCGTGCCGGCCGCGGCTGCGGGGCGGCCGCCGGCCGCCCACCCGGGAGTGCCGGCCGCGGCCGACCGCCCGGCCGGCGGCGATCGCGACCACGGCACCGACGCTGAGCAGGATGGCCGCCGACCTGATGATGCCGCCGAAACCGGTGTCCCCGAGCGCCCCCGCGAACTGGGGCCCGACGCTGGCCCCGACGAAGAGGACGAAGGCGTAGAGCGTCACCGACGCGCCCTTCGCGGGCCCCGCCAGTGACGCGATCATCTCGACCAGCCCGGGGGTGGCGATCGCGACGGCCACCACGAAGGAGAACAGGGCGACGGCCAGCACGATCGTGTGGTCCTTCAGGAAGGAGGCCGTGATGATGCTCGCCGCGGCCAGCACGAAGGCCGCGGGCACCCGCACCGCCGTGGTCACCCGGGCGAGCAGGGGGGCGCCGAGCGGGACCAGGAGCATCGCGGGCAGCGCGCTGGCGCGCAGCGCCAGCAGGGCCTGGGGGTGGCCCACCATGGCGGGCGGACCGGCCACCTGGACGGCCGTGTACGTGGCGACGAAGCCGGCCAGGATGGTGAGGGTGGCGCCGTAGGCGAGCAGCAGGGTCGGGTTGGCGAGCAACCGCCCCATGCTGGCGAAGGTCTGGGAGAGCCGGGGGGACGGCCCGGCCGCGGAGAGCCGCGTGCGCAGGGTGGCCATCACCAGCCCGGCGGCCGACACCAGCAGCACGCCCGCGCCGAGGAACACCCCCCGCCAGCCCGCGGCGCCGCCCGCCGTCTGGGCGCAGACCTGGGCGATGACCGCCGAGGCGAGGAAGGAGCTGGTCAGGTAGGTCAGCGCGACCGGCCGCCGGTCCGGCGCGAGGTTGGTGCTGAGGTAGGCGAAGGCGGACGGCGCGAAGGTGGAGGCGCACAGCCCCTGGAGGGCACGCAGCGCGCAGGCGGCCCCGAGGCTCGGGGCGGCGGCGACGGCCGCCGTGGCCAGTCCGGTGGCCAGCAGTCCGAGGGCCAGCACCCGGCGGGCGCCGAACCGCTCGGCGAGCGGGCCGCTGAGCAGGAAGCCGACGGCGTAGGAGAGCCCGAAGGCGGTCATCGTCCACGCCGCGGAGCCGACCGGGACCGACCAGTCGCGGCCCATCCCGGCGAACAGCGGGATGACGGTGTACAGCTGGCCGACGACCAGTACCCCGATCAGGCACAGCACCCCCACGGTGCGTCCGAAGGGGGCGTACGGCGGCGTCGGCGGGTGGGCGCCCTGGGCGTCCGGCATGCTTCTCCCCCCGTGGAGACGGCGAAGGCAAGGGGTCACGACCGCCGGGCCGCTGCCGCCCGCAGGCGACAGCGGCCCGTGCCGGGTCGGGTCAGTAGCCGACCGTGAAGCGCTTCTGGATGTGCTTCGGGTTCTCGATCTCGTCGAGGAAGGCGACGGCGTAGTCCTCGGCGCTGATGGCGCTGTTGCCGTCCTCACCGATGACCAGGTCGTCGAGGCCCAGGCGGTAGTTGCCGGTGCGCTCGCCGGGCTCGATCATGGCGGCCGGGGAGAAGTGGGTCCACTTCACGTCGGTGACGGTGCGCAGGTAGTCCAGGGTGTCGCCCTGGCCGTGCATGACCTGGGTGACCAGCTCCGGCAGGCCGGGGGTGTCCCAGACCTTCTTGCCGTCGGGGGTGTTGAGCGAGCCGGCGCCGCCGATCGAGATGAAGCGCGGGGCCTCGTCGCCGAGCAGGCGCATGCCGCCGACCAGGGACTCGGCCGCGGCACGGACGAAGGCGGCGTGCGCGACACCGTCGGTGTAGCCGCCACCGACGGCGCTGGCGACGGCGTCCTTGCCCTTGGCCACCGCGGCGACGTCCTTCTCGTCGAGGATGTTGCCCTCGATGACGGTCAGGTTCGGGTGGGCCTGCAGCTTGTCGCCGTCGCCGTGGACCACGGCGGTGACCTCGTAACCGCGGGCGAGGGCCTCGTTCAGGATGCGGGAGCCGAAGGTGCCGGTGGCGCCGAAGAGCGCGATCTTACGCATGCGAAATCACAATCCAATCGTCAGTGAACCGGCCCCTTCCGGGCGCCAGTTCGTCCTCACTTCTATTCAACTACCTTGGTGGGGCCATTGTTTCCATCTGATACCAAGCACTTTAAAGTGCTATTGTTTCCTGATGGATACTCATGTGCGGGACAAGGGCTCCGGATTGGCCACCACCGACAATTCCGGGCGGGCACCCGCCACCGAGCCCGCCGCCGGCGCACCGGACTGCCGCGCCAGGGACCTGCTCGACCGCCTGGGCAGCAAGTGGAGCGTGCCGATCATCCTGACCCTGGCCTCCGGCACCCTCCGGTTCACCGAGCTGAAGGACGGCGTCCGCGGCATCACCCCGAAGGTGCTCACCGCCAACCTCCGCGAGCTGGAGCGCGACGGCCTGGTCAGCCGCCAGGTCTTCGCGGAGGTCCCGCCGCGCGCCGAGTACACCCTGACGCCGCTCGGCGAGACCCTCATCGAGACCTACCGCGTGGTCCAGGGCTGGACGGAGCGGCACCTCGAGGAGGTGATCCGCTGCCGGGAGGCGTACGACCGCGAGCACGGCCGCTCCTGACCCGGCCGCGGCGGGGCCGGCGGCCGTTCGCCGGCCCCGGCCCCGCCGTCAGGCCGCCACGACCCCGCCGCCCGAGCGCAGGGCCTCCAGCCAGCACTCGGCGCTCAGGCCGCCCTCCTCGCCCCGCCGGGGTGCCGGCACGCGGGCCCGGGGCCCCGCACCCGCGCGCAGGTAGCTCCCCAGGAACCTGGCCGCGATCCCCTTGCGGTGCAGGGCCATCACGACCTCGCCGACGTCGTCGTCCTCGATGTGCCCGTCGATGTCGACGAAGAAGTGGTAACTGCCGAGCCTGTTCCCGGACGGCCAGGACTGCACCCAGGTCGGGCCGACGCCCTGCTCCGAGAACGCCCCGAGGATCTCGGCGATGGTCCGGGCACCGGCCTCCTCGGCCGGCAGCAGGAACGAGCTGCGGTCCCGGCCGGTTGGCGCGGGAGCCGGCCCGGCGGACCGCAGGGCGACGAACCGGGTGACCGCGTCGGCCCGCTCCCCGATCCCGGAGGCGAGCACCGTGAGGCCGTAGCGCTCGGCCGCGACGGGAGCCGCGATGGCCGCGTCACCCGGCTGCGGCGACTCGCCGACCTCCCGGGCGGCGCCCGCCGTGGAGGTGGAGAGCAGCACCTGGGCCTGCGGCAGCCGGGCGGACAGCCAGCCGCGGCACTGCCCGTGGGCGTGCGGATGGCTCCGGACGCGTCTGACCTCGTCCAGCGTGGTGCCCGGCCGGGCCATCAGCGCGAAGGTGACCGGGATCTCGATCTCGGCGGCGATGTGCAGGCCGGTCCCGCCGGAGGCCAGCTCGTCCAGGGTCGCCGGCACGACGCCCCGGACCGAGTTCTCCAGCGGCACCACCGCGGTGGAGCACACGCCGGCGCGGACCGCCTCCAGGGTCTCGGACACCGTGGCGTACGGGCTCCACGAGGCGTGCGCGGCGTCGGGCAGCGCCCGCAGGGCGGCCTCCGCGAAGGTGCCCTGCGGGCCCAGATAGGCATAGGTCGTCATGCGGCTCACCTGCCGGCGACGCCGCGGGAGAGCCGCAGGACCAGCAGCGCCACCTCGGTGCCGCCCTCGCCGAGCGCCTCCCCGTAGCGGTTGATGATCTGGTTCTCGCGGGCCAGGTGGGTGCGGGTGCCGCCGGTGGACATCCGGGCCGCCTGCACCATCCGGGACCGTTCGGCGCGCTCCCGGATCAGTTCGATCAGCTGCCGGTCGATCTCGTCGATGCGGTCGCGGTGGCGCAGGACTTCGGCGTCCGCCTCGGCGGCGCCCTCCGCCTGGGCGCGGACACCGGTGCCCACGGGTTCCGAGGCGGCCCGGCCGTCGGCCGGCCGGAGGGAGGTCGGGCTGGGCATGTCTGGCTCCTTCACTGCTGCACGGGGAACGGGCTTCACCGGGAGCGGGCCGTACGACGGACCCGCCGCTTCACCGGCCGGCCAGGACGGGGACACGGGCGTCCAGCTCCCTGGCCAGCCGCTCCTTCACGATCTCCAGGTCCTCGCAGTCGCCGCCCGCGCGCTCGGCGATGTGGACCCGGTAGAGCTCGGCGAGCCGCTCGTCGTCCACCTCGACGCCGATCTGCTCCAGCAGGTGGCGCAGGACGGCACGCCCGGAGTGACGGGCGATCAGGAGCGAGCGCTTGCGGCCGAACCGGGCCGGCTCGACGTACTCGTAGGTGGCCGGGTTGTTGAGGATGCCCTGCTGGTGGATGCCGGCCGCGGTGCCGAAGGCGTAGGTGCCGAAGATCGCCTTGTTCCGGGGCTCCTCCAGCCTGATCACCTCGCGCAGGGCCGTGTAGGCCTCGTGCATCTTCGCGATGTCGATGTCGGTGTACAGGCCGAGGTGGTCCTCCTTGTAGGCGAGCAGGCCCGCCAGCTCCTCCAGCGGCGTGTTGCCGGCGCGCTCGCCGATGCCGCCGAGCGTGGCCTGCACCTCGTCGGCCCCGGCCTGGAGTCCGGCCAGCGCGTTGGCCAGCGAGAGGCCGAAGTCGTCGTGGCAGTGGGTGGACACCTTGATCGGCCGCGGCGCCCAGCTGCGCACCTTGGCGATGATGTCGCCGTACTGGTCCGGCGTGGTGCAGCCGGAGGTGTCCGCGAGGATGATGCAGGTCGCCCCGGCCTCCACCGCGCTCTCGGTGATCGCCCGCATCAGCTCGTCGTCGCTGCGGCTGGCGTCCTCGATGCCGACCGAGATGTGCTCCACGCCGAGGGACCTGGCGAAGCCGACGGTGTCGACCACCTCGTCGACGGCCTGCTTGCGGGTGATGCCCCGCTTGTACTGCAGGTGCAGGTCGCTGCCGGTGGCGACCATCTGCACCTCGTGGTTGACGGTGCCGCCGGCCTCCACCGCGATCTCCACGTCCCGGCGGACGGTCCGGGAGAAGGTCGCGAACCGGGCCTTCGTCAGCGCCTTGGAGATCAGCCGGGTGGCCTCGAAGTCGCTGGGCGAGGAGGCCGGGAAGCCGGCCTCGACCGCGTCGACGCCGAGGGCCTCGATGCGCAGCGCCATGTCGAGCTTCTGCTCGGGGTTCATCGCGTTCCCGGGGGCCTGCTCCCCGTCGCGAAGGGTCGTGTCGAATACGGAAATGCGCCGTGCCATGAAAGCTCCCCCATGAATTCCACGGATGTGCCTGATGAATGTCGCCGCAGCCGGGCGCACGCGTCGGGAAGGGGGCTCAACCGGATTCGGGCGCCCCTGCATCCCCGCGTTACCGCACCTCGACCGTCCCCCGAACGGTCGGCGGCCGCACTTCTGACGCTACCTCACAACGGTGCCCGAGAACAGGACCGGCGATTACTTAAAATGCATGTAACAAATCCCCCGCAAAGATGCATCGTGTACGTTCTTTGGGATTGTGGACCGGCCCCGGCGGCGCCCTGTGGGGAGGGTGCCGCCGTGGCCGGTCCGGATCAGCGCGCGGCGCGCCGCAGGGCGGCGTCCATCCGCTCCAGGGCCTGTTCGATCACCGTCCGCGAGGTCGCGAACGACAGCCGTACGTGCCCCTCGCCGCCCGGGCCGAAGGCCGAACCCGGCGTGAGGGCCACCCCGGCCTCCTCCAGCGCCCACCGGCTGAAGTCCGCGGCGGAGCCGAGGCCGGCCTCCCGGATGTCGGCGAACGCGTAGAACGCGCCCTCCGGAGCCGCGCACCGGACGCCGGGCAAGGCGTTGAGGCCGTCGACGATCAGCGCCCGGCGGGCCGCGTACTCCCGCGCCATCTCCTCGACGGCGTCCTGCGGGCCGGTCAGGGCCGCCACACCGCCGCGCTGCACGAAGGAGCTGGTGCACCCGACCGTGTGCTCGTGGACCTTCAGCACCTCGCCGATGACCTCGGCGGGGCCGGCCACGTACCCCAGGCGCCACCCCGTCATGGCGTAGCCCTTGGAGAACCCGTTGACGGTCAGGGTGCGTTCCGCGCAGCCGGGCATGCTCGCCAGGCTGATGTGTTCGTGCCCGTCGTAGCGGATCTTCTCGTAGATCTCGTCGGCGATGACGAAGAGGTCGTGCTCGACGGCGAACTCCGCCACCGCCTCGGCCTCGTGGCGGCTGAGCACCCGGCCGGTCGGGTTGTTCGGCGTGTTGACCAGGATCGCCTTGGTCCGGTCCGAGACGTGGCGTTCGAGGAGGTCCCGGGTGATCCGGAACCCGTCGTCGGCGCGCAGCTCGGCGGCGACCGGGCGGGCGCCGGCCAGGTGGGCCATGGACGTGTAGCTCACCCAGCTGGGCGTCGGGACGATCAGCTCGTCCAGCGGGTCCAGGACCGCCATCACGGAGACGAAGAGCGCGTGCTTGGCCGACGGCGTCACGATGACCTCGGTCGCCGGGTCGACCCCGATCCCGTTCTCCTCGGCCAGCTTCTCGGCGATCGCGGCCCGCAGTTCGGGCAGGCCGCGGCTGGCGGTGTAGTGGGTGAAGCCGTCCCTCAGTGCCTCTGTGGCCACCGCCGAGATGTGGTCGGCGGTGTCGAAGTCCGGCTCCCCGCCGCCCAGGTCGAGCACCTGGACCCCCTCGGCCCGCAGCGACTGCACCAGGTCGAGCAGGGCGACGGTCGCCGACCTCTCGATCCCCGCGAAACGGCGGGCCACACGCCCCTTCACCCGGACACCCCGGCGGTCGCCGGCGCCGGCAGCGCCTCGTCGACCGTGGTGACGGTCGCGGTGCGCGCGATGAGCTTCAGGGCCGCGTCGTGCAGGTCCTGGTCGGAGGTCGCGGTGGCGTCCTCCAGGACCTCGACCGCGAAGTCCCGGTCGTGGCCCTCGCGGGCGGTGGAGAGGATCACCAGGTCGGTCGTCACCCCGGTCAGCAGCAGCGTGTTGACGTCGAGGTTGCGCAGCAGCAGCTCCAGGTGCGTCCCGAGGAAGGGGTTGACCCGGCGCTTCTCGACGATCGGCTCGCCGTCGGCGGGCTCGAGCGCGCTGTGCACCTCGGTGCCCCAGGTACCCAGCACCACCCGGTCGCCGTGGCGGGCCTCGGCGAAGAGCGGCGAGGCCCGGGGCCAGTCGGGATATCCCGGCGAGAATCCGACCACCACGTAGACGACCGGAATTCCGGAGAGCCTGGCCCGCTCGATCGCGGTGGCGGCCCGTTCGAGTACACCCCGTCGGGCCACCTGCTCACAGAAGCCCTCGCCGGCGTATTTCCCGTCAGGGTGAACGAGCTCGTTGATCAGATCCAGTATCAGCAGCGCCGGCCGTCGCGACATTGATCCCCCCCGGACGTACCCGACTGGCCCTTGCCAGTCAACAGTTCGTGCAGCTACGACGCAGCGTACCCCAGCGCCGGGGCGACCCCGTGGACGGCTTTTGACGGTGACGCAACAGGACAAGCCACGGCATATCCGGGCAAGAATTCGGCGGACACAAGCCGCTCTTCCCCTGCTGCCGGACTTTCCGGACATGCATGAAGGATGCTCATGCATGGCATGAGGTAATCGGCATTGAACGGCGACCAATCCCGGCATACGCTCGGCGAAGTGGCGGTCGAAGTGCCAGGATCCGGCCATTTTCGCCAGGACTCAGCCCAGGCTTCCGACCCGTGTGCCGCCGGCGGGACCGCGTTCCTCCGGAGCGGACGGTCACGCTCCTTTCTTTCCGTTCCGGGTGTGCTGTCAGCTATTTCAGAGGTGGACAGGTGGATGACCGTGTGACGACCCGACCTTCAGGAGCCCCCGCCCACCGGATCGCGGTGGTCGGCAGCGGCCCGCGCGGCCTGATGGTGGCCGAGCGGCTGGCCGCCCGGCTGGCCGAGGAGGCTCCCGCAGGGCCGGTGGAGCTCTACCTGATCGACGAGGTCGAGGTCGGCTGCGGCCGGGTGTGGCGATCGGACCAGCCCGAGTGGTTCATGATGAACACGGTGGCCGACGAGATCTCCGCCTTCTCCGGCACCCCGGACTCCGGACCGGCCAGGGCCGGCGCGGGCCCCTCCTTCGGCCAGTGGTGGAGCGCCTCGGACCCGGACCACCCGGGGCCCAACAGCTATGCGCCGCGCGCCGTCTACGGCCGCTACCTGCGCTTCGTCCTGGACGCGGTGGAGGGCGGGCTGCCGGCCCACGCCCGGCTGCACCGCGTCACCGCCGCGGTCCAGGACCTGGAGCGCACCGCCGCCGGCTACCGGCTCACCCTCGCGGACGGCACCCGGCTGCCGGTGGACCGCGTGGTGCTCACCACCGGGCACGCCCGGCCCGCCGCCGCCGGGGAGCAGCGGGCGCTCGCCGAGTTCGCCTCCGACCGCCCCCACCTGCGCTACATCCGCGGGGACTCGGCCGCCGACATGCCGCTGGAGGCGGTGCCGGCCGGCGCCGAGGTCGGCATCCTCGGCCTCGGCCTGTCCTTCTACGACGTGATGGCCGCGTTCACGATCGGGCGCGGCGGGCGGTTCGTGACGGACGACGCCGGGGTGCTGCGCTACGTCCCGAGCGGGCGGGAGCCCTTCATGGTGGCCGGTTCCCGCAGCGGCATGCTGCTGCCGGCCCGCGGCCGCAACCAGAAGTCCGCGCTGAACCCCTACCGGCCGGTCCTGTTCACGCCCGAGCGGATCCGCCACCACCGCCCCAAGGCGCCGTACGACTTCGCCTCCGACGTCCTGCCGTGGCTTCTGGCCGAGGTCGAACTCGTCTACTACGGCACGGAGTTGCGTCAGCGGAGCGGAGAGCAGGCGGCCGCCGCCCTCACCGCGGAGCTGGCGGTCGCCCTGGACGCGCCGCTGCCGGACGTCGCGGCGGCGGCCGCCCGGCACGGGGTGGGCGACCTGCCGCGGATGGACCTCGACCGGCTGGCCCGGCCGTTCGAGCGGCGGACCTTCGCCGACCCGCACGCCTTCGAGGAGGCGCTGACCGCCGCCGTCCGGGAGGACCTGGAGCACGCGGAGCGGGGCAACGTCGACTCGCCGCTCAAGGCGGCCCTCGACGTGCTGCGCGACACCCGGTGGGTGATCCGCCAGTTCGTGGACTTCTCGGGCCTGAACCCGGCCTCCCACCGGTCCGACTTCCTCGGCTGGTACGTGCCGCGGAGTTCCTTCCTCGCGGCCGGGCCGCCGCGGGTCCGCCTCCAGCAGGCCTCCGCGCTGATCGCCCGGGGTCTGCTGCGGATCGCCGGGCCGGACACCCGCATCGTGGGCGACGAGGCGACCGGCCGTTTCCTGGTCTCCTCCCCCCGGGTCGCCGGGTCCGAGGTCGCCGTCGACCACGTGATCGACGCCCGGATCCCCAACCCCGACGTCCGTCTGGACCCGGCCCCGCTCACCTCCCGCCTGCGCGAGCGGGGCGTGTGGACCAGTTACGTCAACCGGCACGGCGCCCAGGCGTTCGACACCGGCGGCGTGGCGGTGACCGGCTCCCCGTACCACCCGGTGGGCGCCGACGGCCGGCCCGAGGAGGGGCTGTACGTCCTGGGCATCCCGACCGAGCACACCCGCTGGTTCACCCAGGTCGGCAGCAGCCGTCCGGGGCTGTGGAGCGACTTCGTCCACGACGCCGACGCGATCGCGGTCCATGCGCTGGCCGCCCGGGCTGGGAACGCCGACGCCGGAGCCGGCGCCGGGTCGGAGCAGACCCCGGCTCAGGTCTCGGCGCAGGCCCCGGCGCAGGCCTCGGCCCTGGTCGGGACCTCGGCCGGGCGCTGAGCGGCCCGGTGCCCGGACAACGGCGTCCGGGCGCCGCACGGCCGGCCGCGGGGATCAGCGTCCCGCTTCCCCCGTGGCCGGCCGGCTCCACCCCTCGCTCCGGGCGAGTTCCTGCGCCGCGGAGACGAAGGCCGCCACCGCCGGCGCGTTCCGGGCCGCCGTGCGCACCCCGATCCCGAGGTGGCGGAAGACCGGCGGGCTGAACGGGACGGCCCGCAGGTCGGCGTCGGGCGGGAGGGTGCCGGGCATGGCGAGGGCCGGCACCACGGTCACCCCGTGCCCCTCGGCCACCATCGCCAGCAGCGCGTTCACCCCGTGCACCCGGTAGGCCACGGTCGGCTCGCGGCCCACGGTGCGGAAGACGGTCCGCAGGATCGGTTCCACGGCGCCGACCGGCATGACGAACTCCTCGTCCACCAGCTGCCGGACCGCCAGGCTCTCGCTGGCGGCCAGCGGGTGGTCGCCGGGGAGGACGGCGAACACCTCGTCCTGCATCAGCGGGGTCACCGTCAGGTCCTTCTTCGGCAGGGTGACGATCCCGACGTCGATCACGTACCCGCGCAGCCAGTCGGTGATCTGCTTGTCCGTCCCCTCCCGCAGGAGGATGTCGACGTGCGGCAGCCTCGCGCGGAACTCCGTCATCAGCCGCGGCAGCAGCCTGGCGGCGAAGCTCTGGCTCGTCCCGATCCTGATCGTGCCGCCGACGTCGGTCCGCACGGTGTCCGCCTCCACGCGCATCTGTTCGGCGCGCAGCAGCAGTTCACGGGCGTGGGTGAGCACCCGCCGGCCGACGCCGGTGAGCTCCACGCCGCTGCGGTCGCGCTTCATCAGCGCCACGCCCAGCGACGCCTCCAGTCCCGCGATGGCGTGGCTCACCGCGGACTGGCTGATCGACAGCGCTTTCGCGGCGTTGGTGAAGCTGCCGGTGTCGGCTATCGCCACGAAGACGGTGATCTGTGAGAGCTTCATTCCTCGGTCCTCCGC
The window above is part of the Kitasatospora sp. HUAS MG31 genome. Proteins encoded here:
- a CDS encoding LeuA family protein, encoding MARRISVFDTTLRDGEQAPGNAMNPEQKLDMALRIEALGVDAVEAGFPASSPSDFEATRLISKALTKARFATFSRTVRRDVEIAVEAGGTVNHEVQMVATGSDLHLQYKRGITRKQAVDEVVDTVGFARSLGVEHISVGIEDASRSDDELMRAITESAVEAGATCIILADTSGCTTPDQYGDIIAKVRSWAPRPIKVSTHCHDDFGLSLANALAGLQAGADEVQATLGGIGERAGNTPLEELAGLLAYKEDHLGLYTDIDIAKMHEAYTALREVIRLEEPRNKAIFGTYAFGTAAGIHQQGILNNPATYEYVEPARFGRKRSLLIARHSGRAVLRHLLEQIGVEVDDERLAELYRVHIAERAGGDCEDLEIVKERLARELDARVPVLAGR
- a CDS encoding pyridoxal phosphate-dependent aminotransferase; this encodes MKGRVARRFAGIERSATVALLDLVQSLRAEGVQVLDLGGGEPDFDTADHISAVATEALRDGFTHYTASRGLPELRAAIAEKLAEENGIGVDPATEVIVTPSAKHALFVSVMAVLDPLDELIVPTPSWVSYTSMAHLAGARPVAAELRADDGFRITRDLLERHVSDRTKAILVNTPNNPTGRVLSRHEAEAVAEFAVEHDLFVIADEIYEKIRYDGHEHISLASMPGCAERTLTVNGFSKGYAMTGWRLGYVAGPAEVIGEVLKVHEHTVGCTSSFVQRGGVAALTGPQDAVEEMAREYAARRALIVDGLNALPGVRCAAPEGAFYAFADIREAGLGSAADFSRWALEEAGVALTPGSAFGPGGEGHVRLSFATSRTVIEQALERMDAALRRAAR
- a CDS encoding cysteine hydrolase family protein, producing the protein MAGSWHFDRHFAERMPGLVAVQCRLPHAMHEHPSCMSGKSGSRGRAACVRRILARICRGLSCCVTVKSRPRGRPGAGVRCVVAARTVDWQGPVGYVRGGSMSRRPALLILDLINELVHPDGKYAGEGFCEQVARRGVLERAATAIERARLSGIPVVYVVVGFSPGYPDWPRASPLFAEARHGDRVVLGTWGTEVHSALEPADGEPIVEKRRVNPFLGTHLELLLRNLDVNTLLLTGVTTDLVILSTAREGHDRDFAVEVLEDATATSDQDLHDAALKLIARTATVTTVDEALPAPATAGVSG
- a CDS encoding FAD/NAD(P)-binding protein; its protein translation is MTTRPSGAPAHRIAVVGSGPRGLMVAERLAARLAEEAPAGPVELYLIDEVEVGCGRVWRSDQPEWFMMNTVADEISAFSGTPDSGPARAGAGPSFGQWWSASDPDHPGPNSYAPRAVYGRYLRFVLDAVEGGLPAHARLHRVTAAVQDLERTAAGYRLTLADGTRLPVDRVVLTTGHARPAAAGEQRALAEFASDRPHLRYIRGDSAADMPLEAVPAGAEVGILGLGLSFYDVMAAFTIGRGGRFVTDDAGVLRYVPSGREPFMVAGSRSGMLLPARGRNQKSALNPYRPVLFTPERIRHHRPKAPYDFASDVLPWLLAEVELVYYGTELRQRSGEQAAAALTAELAVALDAPLPDVAAAAARHGVGDLPRMDLDRLARPFERRTFADPHAFEEALTAAVREDLEHAERGNVDSPLKAALDVLRDTRWVIRQFVDFSGLNPASHRSDFLGWYVPRSSFLAAGPPRVRLQQASALIARGLLRIAGPDTRIVGDEATGRFLVSSPRVAGSEVAVDHVIDARIPNPDVRLDPAPLTSRLRERGVWTSYVNRHGAQAFDTGGVAVTGSPYHPVGADGRPEEGLYVLGIPTEHTRWFTQVGSSRPGLWSDFVHDADAIAVHALAARAGNADAGAGAGSEQTPAQVSAQAPAQASALVGTSAGR
- a CDS encoding LysR family transcriptional regulator, which translates into the protein MKLSQITVFVAIADTGSFTNAAKALSISQSAVSHAIAGLEASLGVALMKRDRSGVELTGVGRRVLTHARELLLRAEQMRVEADTVRTDVGGTIRIGTSQSFAARLLPRLMTEFRARLPHVDILLREGTDKQITDWLRGYVIDVGIVTLPKKDLTVTPLMQDEVFAVLPGDHPLAASESLAVRQLVDEEFVMPVGAVEPILRTVFRTVGREPTVAYRVHGVNALLAMVAEGHGVTVVPALAMPGTLPPDADLRAVPFSPPVFRHLGIGVRTAARNAPAVAAFVSAAQELARSEGWSRPATGEAGR